The following coding sequences are from one Bombus terrestris chromosome 14, iyBomTerr1.2, whole genome shotgun sequence window:
- the LOC100642299 gene encoding unconventional myosin-XVIIIa isoform X7, whose amino-acid sequence MIIINPVAPLAIYSEKVAHMFRGCKSEDMPPHIYAMAQAAYRGMLATRRDHSLVFLGRSGSGKTTNFKHALHYLVLAAGTVNKILTIEKLNALFTVLEAFGNSRTHMNSNATRFTQLFSLDFDQSGQIASASLQVLLLEKSRIGRRANGDPTFHAIYRLLAGAEGALRKELHLTNLVAENNVFITPLQKHEDKQRAMVEFNRIVAAFRILGVSESDEKVIWLVLAGIYHLSCAGAVKAGTSSQSRWQFARVECAEKAATLLGTTVEELSRIVFSSNGGGAGTPNTPRPALRTPSPTEQSKDIMGLDALEGLLIGLYSEVFHCVAALINRSISSSVHTVSSLLLCDSPGFQNPASCGRQTGACFEDLCHNYLQERLQLLFHHTTLVAPKDRYVQEGIDVDYEDDCDEDGIGSPQGLISLLDRGSSQGATMLRTSQSDLSGSRQIERKGLLWLLEEETVCPGGSDETFLDRLFSHYGDRDHQLLLRKAPGNNQFVLQHLLGTNPVLYTATGWLKATRENPVTKSAITILQESTREDVNMLFVSARGAGVSGALCSSMPGLEGSQSLRRASSIRRTFTTVKRKNISLQVKFTVDGLIETLRRTRVKFVHCILPQHNAGCTDNKSLLSVKSNQSEDSVINVPLLRSQIRGSQIIDAVRLHKVGFPKHIALGEFRRRFSLLSSDVNTRPGSPVADERRAVEDMMLTIDVDPALYRVGQSQIFFRSGTLERLEAQRDEKLTGHIILLQARCRGYLARRKLNTLKLQDLAVRCIQRNVRKWMSVREWPWWRLYVKVAPLLNVHRTEDQLKAKTEELETLRAKVERLEQERNHLKHDNDRLEAKLSEMTADFAEEHSTSTLAAERIDAETSERLRLERELQDVTEANKNLQQTTERLEMELLYARAADLNGVVSDAEDGEDGGVYKQRYEHAVRELEFTKRKMAQQHEDDLEQLVGLKKQLEKKLADAYEEVEEQRQVVGQWKRRVQKLNGEMHDLRLLLEEQTARNNLLEKKQRKFDSETQNLMNDLRQEKAQRERLAREKEIAIAEKFTIEQNLSDARLEIELKEERLRTLGQELEELTFGGKTEEEVAQLKKAKHELEKRVKDQEEELDDLAGQVQLLEQAKLRLEMSIEQQRKEIRKEMQQRDEELEDVRGNALKKVKALESQLENEHEERTILLREKHELERRLVAIEEQDRAERAAEAETMHRLKRDLKRTKALLRDAQTMLERSKGDSTGKAALRQLKNQLEDAECARAVAVKAKQALEQELNETQASLEEALRQRSEAEDRANVASRERTELLSQLEENEEELAEVLKKYRAAVQQVSAEQGQLQEAQVQIAALEAEKSALKDQLSELTQRLESVEQLGDPTANSLATRRLEFRAKELESKLELEQTTRARLETQIARLKENVEKLQTETALLRTKEQSAQDASRRLQRSLRETREEASSALAREQESTRARRELEKSLEAAEAETKVARDDLRLALQRIDDLQSAIQGELDLDCSEEGTTENSDSD is encoded by the exons ATGATCATTATCAATCCGGTGGCGCCATTAGCGATTTACTCTGAAAAG GTAGCACATATGTTTAGAGGATGCAAAAGCGAGGATATGCCACCTCATATCTATGCGATGGCGCAAGCAGCTTACAGAGGGATGTTAGCGACTCGGAGAGATCATTCCTTAGTGTTTCTTGGCCGTAGCGGATCTGGCAAAACAACAAATTTTAAACATGCTCTCCATTATCTTGTACTGGCTGCAGGCACAGTTAACAAG ATTTTGACCATTGAGAAACTCAACGCCCTATTCACAGTATTGGAGGCATTTGGAAACAGCAGAACACACATGAATTCCAATGCAACACGTTTTACACAGCTCTTCAGTTTAGACTTTGATCAATCGGGCCAAATAGCATCGGCTTCTTTGCAG GTCCTACTTTTGGAAAAGTCGAGAATAGGCAGAAGAGCGAATGGAGACCCAACTTTCCATGCAATTTACCGTTTACTGGCAGGCGCAGAGGGTGCTCTCAGAAAGGAATTGCACCTGACCAATCTAGTCGCAGAGAACAATGTGTTCATTACACCTTTGCAGAAGCACGAGGACAAACAGCGTGCCATGGTCGAGTTTAATCGAATCGTGGCAGCTTTTAGGATTCTCGGCGTTTCCGAGTCCGACGAGAAAGTCATTTGGCTAGTCCTTGCTGGCATATATCACCTGAGCTGTGCTGGTGCGGTTAAGGCTGGCACCAGTTCGCAAAGTCGATGGCAGTTTGCAAGAGTCGAATGTGCAGAGAAGGCTGCAACGTTATTGGGTACTACTGTTGAGGAATTGAGTAGAATAGTGTTTTCTTCTAATGGAGGCGGTGCTGGTACACCGAATACTCCGAGGCCTGCTTTACGTACACCAAGTCCTACCGAACAAAGCAAAGATATCATGGGATTAGATGCTCTGGAAGGTCTTTTGATTGGACTTTATTCTGAAGTGTTCCATTGCGTAGCTGCTCTTATCAATAG ATCCATATCATCATCTGTGCACACAGTGTCTTCTTTGTTGTTGTGTGACTCGCCAGGTTTTCAGAATCCAGCCTCCTGTGGACGACAAACGGGAGCCTGTTTCGAAGACCTGTGTCACAATTACTTGCAGGAAAGGCTGCAACTGTTGTTTCATCATACGACACTGGTGGCACCAAAGGACAG GTACGTCCAAGAAGGAATTGACGTAGATTACGAAGATGACTGCGACGAAGATGGAATTGGATCACCTCAGGGTTTAATTTCGCTACTAGATCGTGGAAGTTCGCAAGGTGCAACGATGTTGCGAACTAGCCAAAGTGACCTTAGTGGAAGTAGACAAATAGAACGAAAGGGTCTTCTGTGGCTGTTAGAGGAAGAAACAGTATGTCCTGGTGGCAGCGACGAGACATTTTTAGACCGATTGTTTTCTCATTATGGAGATAGAG ATCATCAATTATTGTTAAGAAAAGCACCTGGGAACAATCAGTTTGTCTTACAACATTTATTGGGTACCAATCCTGTACTTTACACAGCAACAGGATGGCTGAAAGCAACACGGGAGAATCCTGTTACTAAAAGTGCCATTACAATACTTCAAGAAAGTACAAG GGAAGATGTGAATATGCTGTTTGTTAGTGCACGTGGAGCAGGAGTATCTGGAGCTTTATGCAGTTCAATGCCTGGTTTAGAAGGTTCACAGTCTTTGAGAAGAGCTTCTAGTATACGGCGAACATTCACTAccgttaaaagaaaaaatatatctcTTCAGGTTAAATTCACTGTT GATGGACTGATTGAAACTTTGCGGAGAACACGAGTTAAATTTGTCCACTGTATACTACCGCAACACAATGCTGGATGTACCGATAATAAAAGCTTATTGTCAGTAAAATCAAATCAAAGCGAGGACAGTGTTATTAACGTACCGCTTCTACGATCACAG ATTCGTGGAAGCCAAATAATCGATGCAGTTAGATTGCATAAAGTGGGATTCCCTAAGCATATAGCTTTAGGTGAATTTAGAAGACGATTCAGTTTATTGTCAAGTGATGTAAACACACGACCAGGCAGTCCTGTAGCTGATGAACGTCGTGCTGTGGAAGATATGATGCTTACCATCGACGTCGATCCAGCTTTGTATCGAGTTGGACAAAGCCAG ATATTTTTCAGATCAGGTACTCTGGAGCGTCTGGAGGCTCAGAGAGACGAGAAGCTAACTGGACACATTATTCTTCTTCAAGCAAGATGCAGGGGTTATCTGGCACGTCGTAAACTCAACACTTTGAAA CTGCAAGATCTTGCGGTTAGATGCATACAGAGGAACGTTAGGAAGTGGATGTCCGTAAGAGAATGGCCCTGGTGGAGGTTATACGTGAAAGTTGCACCTTTATTGAACGTTCATAGAACGGAGGATCAATTGAAGGCGAAGACG GAGGAGCTCGAGACCCTGAGAGCAAAGGTCGAAAGATTGGAGCAGGAGCGGAATCATTTGAAGCACGATAATGATAGATTGGAGGCCAAG CTGAGTGAAATGACTGCCGACTTTGCGGAAGAGCACTCAACATCGACGTTGGCGGCCGAAAGGATCGACGCTGAGACTTCGGAACGTCTACGACTCGAAAGGGAGTTGCAGGATGTGACCGAGGCGAATAAGAATCTGCAGCAAACGACCGAACGTCTGGAGATGGAACTTTTGTATGCGAGGGCCGCAGACTTAAACGGTGTCGTGTCCGATGCCGAAGACGGTGAAGACGGTGGCGTTTACAAGCAGAGATACGAACATGCTGTAAGGGAACTCGAGTTCACGAAGAGAAAAATGGCCCAGCAACACGAGGATGATCTCGAGCAACTGGTTGGACTTAAGAAGCAATTGGAGAAGAAG TTAGCCGATGCTTACGAAGAGGTCGAGGAACAACGTCAGGTTGTTGGACAATGGAAACGACGCGTGCAAAAACTGAATGGCGAGATGCACGACTTGAGACTACTGTTGGAAGAACAGACAGCTAGGAATAATCTTCTGGAAAAGAAACAGCGCAA ATTCGATTCAGAAACTCAGAATTTAATGAACGATCTACGGCAAGAGAAAGCGCAACGTGAAAGATTAgctagagaaaaagaaatcgcGATCGCGGAGAAGTTTACCATAGAACAGAACCTTAGT GACGCAAGATTGGAAATCGAATTGAAGGAAGAAAGATTGCGGACATTGGGCCAAGAGCTTGAGGAATTAACATTTGGTGGCAAAACGGAGGAGGAAGTAGCACAGCTGAAGAAAGCGAAGCATGAGCTGGAGAAAAGAGTAAAGGATCAGGAAGAAGAGTTGGACGACTTAGCTGGCCAGGTGCAGTTGCTCGAGCAGGCGAAGTTAAGGCTCGAGATGAGCATCGAGCAACAACGCAAGGAAATACGCAAAGAGATGCAACAGAGGGACGAGGAGTTAGAAGACGTACGTGGTAACGCTCTGAAAAAGGTGAAAGCTCTAGAGTCGCAGTTGGAGAACGAGCACGAAGAGAGGACGATATTGCTTCGAGAGAAGCATGAATTGGAACGTCGTTTGGTAGCTATCGAAGAACAGGATCGTGCTGAACGTGCGGCAGAAGCTGAAACCATGCATAG gctGAAGAGAGATTTGAAGAGAACCAAAGCATTGCTAAGAGACGCTCAAACGATGCTGGAGAGATCGAAAGGTGACTCGACGGGTAAAGCAGCTTTGCGACAGCTGAAGAATCAGTTGGAAGATGCAGAATGCGCTAGAGCAGTTGCGGTTAAAGCGAAACAGGCACTGGAGCAAGAACTGAATGAGACGCAGGCTTCGTTGGAGGAAGCACTGCGGCAACGTTCCGAAGCAGAAGATCGTGCTAATGTAGCTAGTCGCGAACGAACTGAGCTACTGTCGCAAttggaagaaaatgaagaagagtTGGCAGAA GTTTTGAAGAAGTATCGGGCGGCTGTGCAGCAAGTGTCGGCGGAACAGGGCCAGTTGCAGGAAGCGCAAGTGCAGATTGCTGCTCTGGAGGCAGAGAAATCTGCGTTGAAAGATCAACTTTCAGAGCTGACGCAACGGCTCGAATCCGTCGAGCAGCTTGGCGATCCGACTGCAAACAGTCTCGCTACTCGACGACTCGAGTTTCGTGCTAAGGAACTCGAAAGTAAGCTCGAATTGGAGCAAACGACAAGAGCGCGCTTGGAA aCTCAAATAGCTAGATTGAAAGAAAACGTAGAGAAACTACAAACTGAGACTGCGTTACTTCGAACGAAGGAACAGAGTGCCCAAGATGCCTCGAGAAGATTGCAAAGATCGTTACGCGAAACAAGAGAAGAAGCCAGTTCGGCACTAGCGCGTGAACAAGAGTCCACGCGTGCTCGTCGCGAATTGGAAAAATCTCTTGAGGCTGCTGAAGCGGAGACCAAAGTCGCTAGAGACGATCTCAGGTTGGCGCTTCAACGAATTGATGATCTACAGAGCGCCATACAGGGTGAACTTGATTTAGATTGCAGCGAGGAAGGGACAACCGAAAACAGCGATAg TGATTGA
- the LOC100642299 gene encoding unconventional myosin-XVIIIa isoform X6 — MLENATRWPGNAGSRLVKARSSPNVSKASLSVPRKQAVPDQNRSTCTSKPSRVIKTTAPPRTTAKIVSNDHASARTTFSAESKTRASCPSKSRRSTPDGRTEATKCSSTTAKNEKRQVTRSISSSSSCTILEDRTLLKKGLSYAPTKLPKKPEALRKKAALDRSVSLGCVSVDIRGGSEESFRMSSSFSSEANRQMMEKARKQEIPRRKSINRSTSLWNVQAISKNDVPTRKMFGVSSRPSKIPLLAHRNTRVGRSLADLSQVDRAVEPTMQPVHFDDVDLDRSMDERIYENCREAFNCTPMQKPARTYTSNLEERVAFLMAELDDDVDDDEQARATMVASTDCVDAAPRRTNSVYEVREIDVKRSNESSAKLVQSEQYTATVIRIEGNSERRDESTKKVESNEKNNLQETRNTMNAVKGLRSREHEKIDRQDVIEESKKKKETSNIQELRKNWEKQTVNGLIIKDEKKMDFASALVCNAEPPKTVCQRNNEARQEAKSKQSVGKRAKEIEHLVNFFNCKNAEATKEVKDPWIKTRATPDTTTIEPMTTLKKNVDVKSIHDYNGYTSDGNCSEDSGHMSNENEVEWKDGVVQGETRDFGKEQFFEQNEVRGIGVYDGTSIVSRLEPEKKPTMVVRSSVSTSSGASSIDSCKGENTKVTVHSGKDQWKACRSYNDGRQIFFRSGTLERLEAQRDEKLTGHIILLQARCRGYLARRKLNTLKLQDLAVRCIQRNVRKWMSVREWPWWRLYVKVAPLLNVHRTEDQLKAKTEELETLRAKVERLEQERNHLKHDNDRLEAKLSEMTADFAEEHSTSTLAAERIDAETSERLRLERELQDVTEANKNLQQTTERLEMELLYARAADLNGVVSDAEDGEDGGVYKQRYEHAVRELEFTKRKMAQQHEDDLEQLVGLKKQLEKKLADAYEEVEEQRQVVGQWKRRVQKLNGEMHDLRLLLEEQTARNNLLEKKQRKFDSETQNLMNDLRQEKAQRERLAREKEIAIAEKFTIEQNLSDARLEIELKEERLRTLGQELEELTFGGKTEEEVAQLKKAKHELEKRVKDQEEELDDLAGQVQLLEQAKLRLEMSIEQQRKEIRKEMQQRDEELEDVRGNALKKVKALESQLENEHEERTILLREKHELERRLVAIEEQDRAERAAEAETMHRLKRDLKRTKALLRDAQTMLERSKGDSTGKAALRQLKNQLEDAECARAVAVKAKQALEQELNETQASLEEALRQRSEAEDRANVASRERTELLSQLEENEEELAEVLKKYRAAVQQVSAEQGQLQEAQVQIAALEAEKSALKDQLSELTQRLESVEQLGDPTANSLATRRLEFRAKELESKLELEQTTRARLETQIARLKENVEKLQTETALLRTKEQSAQDASRRLQRSLRETREEASSALAREQESTRARRELEKSLEAAEAETKVARDDLRLALQRIDDLQSAIQGELDLDCSEEGTTENSDSD; from the exons ATGTTAGAGAACGCAACCAGATGGCCAGGTAACGCGGGTTCGCGATTGGTGAAGGCTAGAAGCAGTCCAAATGTATCGAAAGCATCCCTATCGGTTCCTAGGAAGCAAGCAGTGCCCGATCAGAACAGATCGACTTGTACGAGCAAGCCATCCCGAGTTATAAAAACCACGGCACCTCCTAGAACAACTGCCAAGATCGTCTCTAACGACCATGCCAGTGCTCGAACGACTTTTTCCGCTGAATCGAAGACACGCGCTTCCTGTCCAAGCAAGTCTCGTCGATCGACACCAGACGGTCGGACAGAGGCAACGAAATGTTCGTCAACGACCGCGAAAAACGAGAAGAGGCAAGTGACGAGATCTATTAGCTCCTCTTCATCCTGTACGATCTTGGAGGATCGAACGCTTCTGAAAAAGGGTTTGTCCTATGCTCCAACGAAATTGCCGAAGAAACCGGAAGCTCTGAGGAAGAAGGCCGCTCTCGATCGTTCGGTTAGTTTAGGCTGCGTTTCGGTGGATATTCGCGGCGGCTCCGAGGAATCTTTCAGAATGAGCAGCTCCTTTAGTTCCGAAGCGAATAGACAGATGATGGAGAAGGCGAGGAAGCAGGAAATTCCAAGAAGAAAATCGATCAACAGGTCTACCAGTTTGTGGAACGTACAGGCTATTTCAAAGAACGATGTTCCGACCAGAAAAATGTTCGGAGTTTCGTCGAGGCCCAGCAAAATCCCTCTTCTAGCGCATCGGAACACGCGCGTGGGTCGATCTCTGGCCGATCTATCGCAGGTAGATCGAGCCGTGGAGCCGACAATGCAGCCGGTGCATTTCGACGACGTCGACCTCGATCGCTCGATGGACGAACGTATCTACGAAAATTGTCGCGAAGCGTTCAACTGCACGCCGATGCAGAAGCCAGCTCGAACATACACCAGTAATTTGGAAGAACGCGTGGCGTTTCTGATGGCAGAGCTGGACGACGATGTCGATGACGATGAACAGGCCCGAGCGACGATGGTCGCGTCTACCGACTGCGTGGACGCTGCTCCTCGTAGAACCAATTCCGTCTACGAGGTACGGGAGATCGATGTTAAACGAAGCAACGAGTCGAGTGCAAAGCTTGTTCAATCTGAGCAATACACTGCCACGGTGATAAGGATCGAAGGGAATTCAGAGAGGAGGGACGAATCGACGAAAAAGGTAGAAAGTAACGAGAAGAATAACTTGCAGGAGACTAGGAACACGATGAACGCGGTTAAAGGGCTGAGAAGTCGGGAGCACGAGAAGATCGATCGACAGGATGtcatcgaggagtcgaagaagaagaaggagacgtCGAATATTCAGGAGTTGAGGAAGAACTGGGAGAAGCAAACGGTCAATGGATTGATTATCAAAGATGAGAAGAAGATGGATTTTGCGTCTGCTTTAGTTTGCAATGCAGAACCACCGAAGACCGTTTGTCAGAGGAACAACGAGGCGAGACAGGAAGCGAAGAGCAAGCAATCGGTGGGCAAAAGAGCCAAGGAGATCGAGCATCTGGTGAATTTCTTCAACTGTAAGAACGCAGAAGCTACGAAAGAGGTGAAGGATCCGTGGATCAAGACTCGAGCCACGCCAGACACGACGACGATCGAACCGATGACCACGTTGAAGAAGAATGTCGATGTTAAGAGCATACACGACTATAATGGGTACACATCTGATGGCAATTGTTCGGAAGACAGTGGTCACATGAGCAACGAGAACGAGGTTGAGTGGAAGGATGGCGTGGTGCAGGGTGAAACTCGAGATTTTGGGAAAGAGCAGTTTTTCGAGCAAAACGAGGTTCGCGGAATCGGTGTGTACGATGGTACGTCGATCGTGAGCAGGTTGGAGCCGGAAAAGAAGCCGACGATGGTCGTTCGAAGCAGCGTATCGACTTCGAGCGGTGCCAGCAGCATCGACAGCTGTAAGGGGGAGAATACGAAAGTCACGGTGCACTCTGGCAAAGACCAGTGGAAAGCTTGCAGATCCTACAACGATGGACGACAG ATATTTTTCAGATCAGGTACTCTGGAGCGTCTGGAGGCTCAGAGAGACGAGAAGCTAACTGGACACATTATTCTTCTTCAAGCAAGATGCAGGGGTTATCTGGCACGTCGTAAACTCAACACTTTGAAA CTGCAAGATCTTGCGGTTAGATGCATACAGAGGAACGTTAGGAAGTGGATGTCCGTAAGAGAATGGCCCTGGTGGAGGTTATACGTGAAAGTTGCACCTTTATTGAACGTTCATAGAACGGAGGATCAATTGAAGGCGAAGACG GAGGAGCTCGAGACCCTGAGAGCAAAGGTCGAAAGATTGGAGCAGGAGCGGAATCATTTGAAGCACGATAATGATAGATTGGAGGCCAAG CTGAGTGAAATGACTGCCGACTTTGCGGAAGAGCACTCAACATCGACGTTGGCGGCCGAAAGGATCGACGCTGAGACTTCGGAACGTCTACGACTCGAAAGGGAGTTGCAGGATGTGACCGAGGCGAATAAGAATCTGCAGCAAACGACCGAACGTCTGGAGATGGAACTTTTGTATGCGAGGGCCGCAGACTTAAACGGTGTCGTGTCCGATGCCGAAGACGGTGAAGACGGTGGCGTTTACAAGCAGAGATACGAACATGCTGTAAGGGAACTCGAGTTCACGAAGAGAAAAATGGCCCAGCAACACGAGGATGATCTCGAGCAACTGGTTGGACTTAAGAAGCAATTGGAGAAGAAG TTAGCCGATGCTTACGAAGAGGTCGAGGAACAACGTCAGGTTGTTGGACAATGGAAACGACGCGTGCAAAAACTGAATGGCGAGATGCACGACTTGAGACTACTGTTGGAAGAACAGACAGCTAGGAATAATCTTCTGGAAAAGAAACAGCGCAA ATTCGATTCAGAAACTCAGAATTTAATGAACGATCTACGGCAAGAGAAAGCGCAACGTGAAAGATTAgctagagaaaaagaaatcgcGATCGCGGAGAAGTTTACCATAGAACAGAACCTTAGT GACGCAAGATTGGAAATCGAATTGAAGGAAGAAAGATTGCGGACATTGGGCCAAGAGCTTGAGGAATTAACATTTGGTGGCAAAACGGAGGAGGAAGTAGCACAGCTGAAGAAAGCGAAGCATGAGCTGGAGAAAAGAGTAAAGGATCAGGAAGAAGAGTTGGACGACTTAGCTGGCCAGGTGCAGTTGCTCGAGCAGGCGAAGTTAAGGCTCGAGATGAGCATCGAGCAACAACGCAAGGAAATACGCAAAGAGATGCAACAGAGGGACGAGGAGTTAGAAGACGTACGTGGTAACGCTCTGAAAAAGGTGAAAGCTCTAGAGTCGCAGTTGGAGAACGAGCACGAAGAGAGGACGATATTGCTTCGAGAGAAGCATGAATTGGAACGTCGTTTGGTAGCTATCGAAGAACAGGATCGTGCTGAACGTGCGGCAGAAGCTGAAACCATGCATAG gctGAAGAGAGATTTGAAGAGAACCAAAGCATTGCTAAGAGACGCTCAAACGATGCTGGAGAGATCGAAAGGTGACTCGACGGGTAAAGCAGCTTTGCGACAGCTGAAGAATCAGTTGGAAGATGCAGAATGCGCTAGAGCAGTTGCGGTTAAAGCGAAACAGGCACTGGAGCAAGAACTGAATGAGACGCAGGCTTCGTTGGAGGAAGCACTGCGGCAACGTTCCGAAGCAGAAGATCGTGCTAATGTAGCTAGTCGCGAACGAACTGAGCTACTGTCGCAAttggaagaaaatgaagaagagtTGGCAGAA GTTTTGAAGAAGTATCGGGCGGCTGTGCAGCAAGTGTCGGCGGAACAGGGCCAGTTGCAGGAAGCGCAAGTGCAGATTGCTGCTCTGGAGGCAGAGAAATCTGCGTTGAAAGATCAACTTTCAGAGCTGACGCAACGGCTCGAATCCGTCGAGCAGCTTGGCGATCCGACTGCAAACAGTCTCGCTACTCGACGACTCGAGTTTCGTGCTAAGGAACTCGAAAGTAAGCTCGAATTGGAGCAAACGACAAGAGCGCGCTTGGAA aCTCAAATAGCTAGATTGAAAGAAAACGTAGAGAAACTACAAACTGAGACTGCGTTACTTCGAACGAAGGAACAGAGTGCCCAAGATGCCTCGAGAAGATTGCAAAGATCGTTACGCGAAACAAGAGAAGAAGCCAGTTCGGCACTAGCGCGTGAACAAGAGTCCACGCGTGCTCGTCGCGAATTGGAAAAATCTCTTGAGGCTGCTGAAGCGGAGACCAAAGTCGCTAGAGACGATCTCAGGTTGGCGCTTCAACGAATTGATGATCTACAGAGCGCCATACAGGGTGAACTTGATTTAGATTGCAGCGAGGAAGGGACAACCGAAAACAGCGATAg TGATTGA